One segment of Drosophila ananassae strain 14024-0371.13 chromosome 3R, ASM1763931v2, whole genome shotgun sequence DNA contains the following:
- the LOC6503347 gene encoding F-box-like/WD repeat-containing protein ebi: MSFSSDEVNFLVYRYLQESGFLHSAYVFGIESHISQSNINGALVPPAALLTILQKGLLYTEVEWSVGEDGEMARPVEGLSLIDAVMPEVKPLKPVVKTEPGKPGSVDSSAPAGGNNSNTKTEIKVEPGTGVAGAGAGNKTGAGSTTGTSTPTDQTTVEVDSSGNSGTNAGSNSSGNNGSGSNPASGGGNSSSTTAGGDATATAAGAGQKKAPNSNEPGSSSGGNAGNANSTSADDGASSTSTNGNSSTSSSGEQPSSGVIPTGGNVSTSNPDAAAAGGNAAGTKAVGGAVTIRVGAQGNNVQAGSNTAQNTAPSGTISSSTGSGGTGTPLVPMEIDESIEIPESKARVLRGHESEVFICAWNPSRDLLASGSGDSTARIWDMSDANSNSNQLVLRHCIQKGGAEVPSNKDVTSLDWNCDGSLLATGSYDGYARIWKTDGRLASTLGQHKGPIFALKWNKSGNYILSAGVDKTTIIWDASTGQCTQQFAFHNAPALDVDWQTNQAFASCSTDQRIHVCRLGVNEPIKTFKGHTNEVNAIKWCPQGQLLASCSDDMTLKIWSMNRDRCCHDLQAHSKEIYTIKWSPTGPGTNNPNTNLILASASFDSTVRLWDVERGSCIHTLTKHTEPVYSVAFSPDGKHLASGSFDKCVHIWSTQTGQLVHSYKGTGGIFEVCWNSKGTKVGASASDGSVFVLDLRKF; the protein is encoded by the exons ATGAGTTTTTCCAGCGACGAGGTGAACTTTCTAGTTTACCGATATCTGCAGGAGTCAG GCTTCCTGCATTCGGCCTATGTGTTCGGCATCGAGTCGCATATATCACAGAGCAATATCAATGGAGCTCTGGTGCCGCCAGCTGCCCTGCTTACCATCCTGCAGAAAGGATTACTTTACACAGAGGTGGAGTGGAGCGTCGGGGAGGATGGTGAGATGGCTCGACCGGTCGAGGGACTCTCCCTCATTGACGCCGTGATGCCGGAGGTTAAACCCCTGAAGCCGGTTGTCAAAACAGAGCCGGGAAAACCGGGATCAGTGGACTCCTCAGCTCCTGCCGgaggaaacaacagcaacactaAGACCGAGATTAAAGTGGAGCCCGGAACTGGAGTAGCGGGAGCTGGGGCAGGGAACAAAACAGGCGCCGGCAGCACCACAGGAACCAGCACGCCCACCGATCAGACCACCGTTGAGGTAGACTCCAGTGGCAACTCTGGAACCAATGCGGGTAGCAATAGCTCTGGAAACAACGGATCCGGTTCAAATCCCGCCAGCGGAggaggcaacagcagcagtacAACAGCTGGCGGAGATGCCACGGCCACCGCGGCAGGAGCAGGTCAGAAAAAGGCGCCAAACTCAAACGAACCAGGTAGCTCCAGCGGAGGCAATGCCGGCAACGCTAATTCCACCAGCGCCGATGATGGAGCCTCCTCCACTTCCACAAATGGAAACAGCAGTACGTCTAGTAGCGGGGAGCAGCCTTCCAGCGGGGTAATACCCACAGGCGGGAACGTCTCCACCTCCAACCCGGATGCAGCGGCAGCTGGAGGCAATGCAGCAGGAACGAAAGCGGTCGGAGGCGCTGTTACCATTCGAGTGGGAGCGCAGGGCAATAACGTACAAGCTGGTTCCAATACAGCCCAAAACACGGCACCCAGTGGGACCATCTCCTCGTCCACTGGCAGCGGCGGCACCGGAACTCCCCTTGTGCCCATGGAAATTGACGAAAGTATCGAGATACCCGAATCCAAGGCCCGCGTGTTGCGCGGCCACGAGAGTGAGGTGTTCATTTGCGCCTGGAATCCGAGCCGGGATCTGTTGGCCAGTGGCTCGGGCGACAGCACTGCCCGAATCTGGGATATGTCCGACGCAAACAGCAACTCCAATCAGCTGGTGCTGCGACACTGCATCCAAAAGGGTGGTGCCGAGGTGCCCAGCAACAAGGACGTCACCTCTCTGGACTGGAAT TGCGATGGTTCTCTACTCGCTACGGGTAGTTATGATGGCTACGCCCGGATCTGGAAGACGGACGGTCGGCTGGCCTCCACGCTGGGCCAGCACAAGGGTCCAATCTTTGCGTTGAAGTGGAACAAGAGCGGTAACTACATTCTCTCCGCCGGAGTGGACAAAACGACGATCATATGGGACGCTTCTACCGGACAATGCACTCAGCAATTCGCTTTCCACAACGCTCCGGCCTTGGATGTGGATTGGCAGACCAATCAGGCCTTCGCATCCTGCAGTACTGATCAGCGCATCCATGTATGTCGGCTGGGAGTAAACGAACCAATTAAGACCTTCAAGGGCCACACGAACGAGGTGAACGCCATCAAGTGGTGTCCTCAAGGTCAACTGCTGGCCTCCTGTTCCGACGACATGACCCTGAAAATCTGGAGCATGAACAGAGATCGATGCTGTCACGATTTACAGGCTCACTCCAAGGAGATCTACACGATAAAGTGGTCGCCCACGGGCCCGGGAACTAACAATCCCAACACCAACCTGATCCTCGCCTCGGCCTCGTTCGATTCGACGGTGAGACTGTGGGACGTAGAGCGGGGCAGCTGCATCCATACGTTGACCAAGCACACGGAACCGGTATACTCGGTGGCGTTCAGTCCGGACGGAAAGCATCTTGCCTCTGGTAGCTTTGACAAGTGCGTGCACATTTGGAGCACGCAGACGGGACAACTGGTGCATAGCTATAAGGGCACCGGCGGCATCTTTGAGGTTTGCTGGAACTCTAAGGGCACCAAAGTGGGAGCTAGTGCATCTGATGGCAGTGTGTTTGTCCTGGATCTGCGAAAGTTCTGA